Proteins encoded together in one Palaemon carinicauda isolate YSFRI2023 chromosome 45, ASM3689809v2, whole genome shotgun sequence window:
- the LOC137634969 gene encoding uncharacterized protein isoform X2, whose protein sequence is MHRTTVFLRALHTDLFYGSIWMLVCVIPILSFLVIFILWTIRKRIMRQRIGEYNAKSINNWERKPVNPCENFNWIFYDCPQVGENTPKKKKGNKKGAQVKISMKDHIIAIEN, encoded by the exons ATGCATCGAACAACTGTTTTTTTAAGGGCATTACATACG GATCTGTTTTATGGCTCGATATGGATGCTGGTTTGTGTTATACCAATCCTGTCCTTTCTTGTTATTTTCATTCTCTGGACAATAAGGAAACGCATAATGAGGCAGCGTATTGGTGAATACAATGCAAAGTCAATAAATAATTGGGAAAGAAAACCCGTTAATCCATGTGAGAACTTCAACTGGATTTTTTATGATTGTCCACAGGTTGGAGAAAACACCCCCAAGAAAAAG AAGGGCAACAAGAAAGGAGCACAAGTTAAGATTTCAATGAAAGATCATATTATAGCTATAGAGAACTGA
- the LOC137634969 gene encoding uncharacterized protein isoform X1 yields MHRTTVFLRALHTDLFYGSIWMLVCVIPILSFLVIFILWTIRKRIMRQRIGEYNAKSINNWERKPVNPCENFNWIFYDCPQVGENTPKKKTACDSSCPASCEPVLGLRVTPAVPLCPLWRWTRTTCVCPEEASVIIGQHMP; encoded by the exons ATGCATCGAACAACTGTTTTTTTAAGGGCATTACATACG GATCTGTTTTATGGCTCGATATGGATGCTGGTTTGTGTTATACCAATCCTGTCCTTTCTTGTTATTTTCATTCTCTGGACAATAAGGAAACGCATAATGAGGCAGCGTATTGGTGAATACAATGCAAAGTCAATAAATAATTGGGAAAGAAAACCCGTTAATCCATGTGAGAACTTCAACTGGATTTTTTATGATTGTCCACAGGTTGGAGAAAACACCCCCAAGAAAAAG actgcTTGTGATTCTTCCTGCCCGGCCTCATGTGAACCTGTCCTGGGCCTGAGGGTCACACCTGCGGTACCTTTATGTCCTCTGTGGAGATGGACTCGCACCACCTGTGTCTGTCCTGAAGAAGCCAGCGTTATAATTGGACAACACATGCCCTGA